The Gemmatimonadota bacterium genome includes the window CCCGCCACCACGGGCAGCGCGCCTAGTTGCGCCGCGACCGAGACCAGCAGCCCGTCCCGCAGCCACCGGGCCCACCATTTCTCCGACCGGGAAATCCGTTCGGGGAGCAGTTCCTTCATCCTGGGATATCCCGTGATGATGGCATAGGTCGCCAGGAAGGAAAGCTGGAAGCTCAGGTCGAAGAGGGCCGAAGGCCAGATCAGTAGAATGACGATAGCCGCCACGGCCAGGATGTTGACGGTGTCGGTCTGACGGTCCAGCTGGCGGCCCGCCAGGAAGAGCGCTGCCATGATCGTGGCCCGGATGACCGACGGCGTCAGGTTGGTGATGAAGGCGTAGAGCACCAGGACGCCCAGCGTGCCGGCGACGACGATGTTCCTCGGCAGTCTCAGGACGGACAGTAGCGTGTAAATCACCAGCGTGATCAGCCCGACATGCAGTCCGGACACGACCAGGATGTGGGCCAGCCCGATCGTCCTGAAAGTCTGGAGCAGTTCCTCGGGCAGCTGCCGCCGCTCGCCCAGCAGGATGCCTTTCAGCAGGGCGGCGGAATCGCCCCGCATGGTCCGGTCGATGGACCGGTCGATGCTGTTGCGCAACGGATCGATGACCCCGGTCTGCCAGGTGAAGGACGTGTTGCGCCGCGTAACGCGATAGCCCGCCTCATCGCGCACGCTCATCAGCGCATGGACTCCCCTGCTCGTGTAGTAGGTCCGCGCATCGAACCCACCGGGGTTCCGCGCGGGTTGAGGGCTGCGCAGGCGTCCCGATACGAGGACGCGGTCACCGTAACGGCCGGGATCGATGCCGCTGGTCAGGCGGACCTGCAGACGTCCCGTTGCCGGCGCCATGCCTGTGGCGGCTGCCCCTCCCGAGGCCGGCGCCATGCCAGCCGATCCTGCCCGGATCCGCGATTCCCTCAATGTCCGCCCGGTGCCCGTCAGCGAGATGGCGTCCACGTCCACCGTGACCAGGGTGAAACGTTCCCTTGCATCGGGCGATCGGACGATCGTCCCGGCCAGCACATGCCGCTGCCGCTGGTCGCAGAATCGCCGGATGTCGTTCGCGGGCACGACCCGCACCTGCACCGCGTACCAGAAGGCGCCCGCGAACACGAGACCCAGGGCCATGCAGACCCGAAGGGCCAAAGCGTCGTTCCCACAGGTCCGGTAGAACGCGTAACCCGCCGCGATGACCGCGATTGCACCCAGCGCAAAGAGGACGGGCGATACGTGGACGCGGTGTCCCAGCAGAATCCCGATGACAAAGCACACCGCGATGAAAAGGGCCGGGCGTTGCATGGTGAGCGTTTACTTCCCCTGTTCAAGCAAAATGCGCTCGAGCCGGCTTCCCTTCGCCTCGCGCCAGAAGAAGATGAAGGCGGTCAGCAGGATCAGGGGCTGAGCCCAGAGATGTACGTTTTCCATGATGCTCCTTTCTTGGGGTTGCAAGTCGAACGTGGATGACCTAGACCATTCAGTTCTTCGTATCCGATTCAATGGGGTTGCTTTTCCGTACGAACGCCTCAAACAGCCCTTCTATCCGGGAAACGCGCTCGCCTAAATGCGAAATCCGTTCCTCGATCTGCGAGACCCGCTCAGAGAGTTGAGAAATCCGCATGTCGAGGCTGCGCCAGACGAAGAGCAGGATCCCGATCACAACCACATTGCTTATGACGTTGGTAGCGTCCATGTTTAGCTCCTTTCTAGTCATTCAGAACTTTCCGACCGGTCCTCCTCAATCACGCCGTCGCACAACCTGATGATCCTCCTGCAGTGCCTGGCGACGTGCGCTTCGTGCGTCACCAGTACGATCGTATGTCCTTCCCCGTTCAGCCGGTCAAATATCGCCATGATCTCCTCTCCGGTCCCGCTGTCCAGGTTTCCTGTGGGCTCGTCCGCCAGGATGATGGACGGCTCGCTGACCAGCGCGCGGGCGATGGCCACGCGCTGGCGCTGCCCGCCCGACATCTCGTTGGGCCGGTGGCGGGCGCGGTCGCTCACGCCCACCGCTTCCATGGCTTCCATGGAGCGCCAATGCCGTTCCCTGCTGTCCATGCCGCGGTAGAGGAGCGGCAGTTCCACGTTGTGCAGCGCGTCCATTCTCGGGAGAAGATTGAAGGCCTGGAACACGAACCCAATCATCCGGTTCCGGATGAAGGCCTGTTCGTCGTCCGTGAGATCTCCGACGGACCGGCCGTCGAGGGCGTACCTGCCCGCCGTGGGCGTGTCCAGGCAGCCCAGGATGTTCATCAGGGTGGACTTTCCGGATCCCGAACGGCCCATCACGGCCACGTATTCGCTCCGGTTGATGGTGGCGGATACCCCCCGGAGCGCGGGAATACGGCCGTCTCCCATCGGGAAGGACTTATGCAATCCCTCGATGGAGATCAGGGATGGAGAATGAAAGGAATGACGCACGACGCCTCCCTGTGACCGGGTGTGTGATTCGGTGCTATACAGGAATGGTCGTGTTTACGTGGGGGAATCTCGTGGGGAATGAGGATTTTTATGGAAGCTTACAAGACAGCGTGTGAGTCGTCAGTGAATACTTCGTTGCATGCGGGAACCAGTTCAGTTGACGGGACGTTTGCATCCCTGTACCATAGTTATCCCAATACAAATGTTGTTTTTCCTAAAATTAACGTCCCTGACCGGGTTATTGCCCCAAACCAAGGAAACAGCGACATGTCCACACCTGACTCACGCACGAACACTCGGCTGTACCTTTACGTCGCTTTTGCCGTCCTCGTCGCATTGAGCGCCGTCCTCCTCTGGCACAATGACCGGCAAAGGCAGGACGTTCAAAACCTGCAGCACAGTCTGTACAACGCCCAGGTGAGAATCCGTGTACTGCAGGCAGAGAAGATCTTCGGCACGCCGTTTATTGCCCCCTTCGCCGCGGTAGACCAGGAAGGCCAACCTGCTACATTGCCGAATCTGGGCAACGGGCACCAGCTCCTCTTGTTATTCGGGCCGCGGCACAATCCACTCATCCTCGATCTGATGTCTTCATTTAGATCGGTGCTCGGGGACAATGTTCCGGTCATCGGCGTTCTCCAGGGAGAATCGGCCGATGAGATCGCGCCGATCGTGGAGAAATTCAGGCTCCAATTCCCGGTGTACCTGGCCGTCGATTCTCCCTTTGAACTGCCGCGTGTACCCCACGGTGTGTTGATTGATGGGGTCGGCAACGTGTTGCACCTGGCACCCATCGGGTCCGATACCCCATCGGTGGAAGGACAAATCTCGGAATTTGCGCAGATGGTGAGGCGACTGGAATCGGATGTCCAACCGGACATGGCCGTCCGACTGGTACCGACGGTTCCGCCGGATCAGGAAGGAAGTCCACCGGACCAGGCTGTACAATCGGCCATGGAGGCCGATCGGTTGGCAGACGAAAGAGCCGGGATTTACCGTCCCAACACGGTGGACACGCTAGGCGAGATTTTGTATTTCCCCAAACTCCCCACCGAAGCCGTCGATCTCAATTTCAATGGCGATGTTGTGGTGCAACTCGTCGTAGCTACGAATGGCAACGTGGTGGCGGCACTCGTGGAAAAACCATCGGGTCGCGCCGAGGTGGACTCTTTGATACTGAACGAAGCTCAAAAAATGGTCTTTACGCCGGCAGTACATGACGGAGCCCGCGTAAAGTTTCGCACGGTGATGCCATTTATGTTCAGGACAAGAGCCCCAGCTCCTGTCGAGGAGGCCGTTACGGAGGAGTGAGGGGTGGGGCAGGTCTCGCAGTCTACTTAACGGTCAAATCAATGGTGTTTTCCGTTCTTCGTCACTTCGAATTCGACGGTGCCGCTTTCGGTAATGACCGTGATGTCGGGATCTGAAAGATCTTGGGTTGTCGCAAAGGACATCCAGTATTCGTTGTGCGGCCATGATGAAATTACGGGTATTCTCTTCTTTAATTCTCCATACTTCGCTACACCGCAAATCGTATGCATGACCAGGCTGGTGTTTTTTACACTACTTTCGTCCAACATTAGGCCAACGTCACCGGAAACAGATCGTACGTAGCATCGGTGCCCGATGTTGCGGCTACCCTGTGACAACCGGGTACAGCCATAGCGGTTGTAAATGGCTATATCTCCCTCCAGGTCAAGCGCGCTCAAGTTCATACATCCTACGTCGATATCCACTCCACCCTTGACCGATTCGATGATCCCTTCGTTCTGATAGGGATTTCGTCTGAACGTGTCGTTGTCCAGGCTACAACCTCCATCTCCGTACCCGTACATGCGCTGGAACAACGATCCGTCTACACTTCGTATTTCCGAGAAATTGCTGTTGAAAAGGAACACGTCACCTGTGATCTCGTTTACCCGGCAGGTTGAGCAGGCGTAAGCCATTAGTGAACCATCCAGACCATCGACATTTACCCGATCGGATCTGAAAACCGAGATATTCATGCCGGCTGGAACCGAAACCGAGACGTGGCAGTAGGTCGCAGGTCCGTATACCCTGGTGCTATCAGACTGCATAGAACGGAATATACGCTCTACCTTGTCTGACACGGCATCTCTTGTCATTCTGATGGGTCGCGCCTCTGAAGCATGAACCGTGATCCGCATCGATTTCCTAAGGGATTTCTCCGAAGGTTCCGGCAACGGCAGAAACAGATTGATTTCATGCTTCGAATCCGGTAAGGCGTCGACCATTTTCACCCCGCACAGCCTTTCATCGAACATACTTTCGTTCTCCAGGTCGCGCCTCCAGTATTTACTGATAGGTTCAGTGTACGGGACGTTATCGGGAAACCAGGACTTGACGCCGAGAAACAACGCTCCGTCGTGGGGGCCTGTTTCCAGATAGTTTTCGACCTGGTCATGAGATATATGTAAGCCGTCGAGGTTACCTCGCGCTTCTTCCTCCGTCAGGCCCAACGCGATCTTCGAACCTTTAATTACAACTTGATCACCTTCAGCCTGACTGATCTCGACCTCCGTATTCACGCCGCAATAGAGGACGATGTTTTCCACGTCTCCCATATCGATCTTTTCTTCGAAGTCTTCTCTGGCGATCTTGCAGAGTACATCCTGCACATCCTCGGTGACATCGATCTGGCTCATGACAAGGGTCTCCTGTTCCTGGGACGATAACGCGTTTTTAAGTCGGATTCGGGATTGATAGAGCCGTCCTTTCACCGTCGATTCTGGAATGTCCAGAAAGGCGGCGATTTCTTTCAGTGTAAAACCTGTGTAATAGTACAGATTGACGACCCGGCGATAGTGTTCGGGCAGTCTGTCGACTTCGTCCCAAAGCTCAAGGCTCTCGATGTAATTTCGATGGATCCGGTTCGCCTGGGGGTATTCACCACGGTTGTGTTCGGATTCCGGATCGATGCGGACCAGGTGACTGACTTTCTGCCGACGGCGCCATTCCTTGCAACAATTGACGACGATTCGATGCAGCCAACTGCCGAAGACGGACGGGTCCTTCAACTGCGACAACTTGCAGTAGGCGGCCACAAAGGCGTCCTGTACCACGTCCTCCGCGTCTGTCCGGTCCCGAAGGAAACCCATGGCCACGGCGAATGCGGCGTTCTGGTACCGCCGGACCAGCGGCTCAAAGGCGTCGGCGTTTCCTGCCAGGCACTGCAGGATGCTGTAAGCGTCATCGTGGGCAGTAGTCGTCATAGGATTGGCTCGTACTAGATAGGATAAACGGAAGAGTTACATAGAATAAGACGACCCTGCGGCCTCAAAGGTTAAAATCCGGATCGTGGAGTTGCTGCATGCTGTCGTGC containing:
- a CDS encoding TonB family protein: MRIFMEAYKTACESSVNTSLHAGTSSVDGTFASLYHSYPNTNVVFPKINVPDRVIAPNQGNSDMSTPDSRTNTRLYLYVAFAVLVALSAVLLWHNDRQRQDVQNLQHSLYNAQVRIRVLQAEKIFGTPFIAPFAAVDQEGQPATLPNLGNGHQLLLLFGPRHNPLILDLMSSFRSVLGDNVPVIGVLQGESADEIAPIVEKFRLQFPVYLAVDSPFELPRVPHGVLIDGVGNVLHLAPIGSDTPSVEGQISEFAQMVRRLESDVQPDMAVRLVPTVPPDQEGSPPDQAVQSAMEADRLADERAGIYRPNTVDTLGEILYFPKLPTEAVDLNFNGDVVVQLVVATNGNVVAALVEKPSGRAEVDSLILNEAQKMVFTPAVHDGARVKFRTVMPFMFRTRAPAPVEEAVTEE
- a CDS encoding sigma-70 family RNA polymerase sigma factor yields the protein MTTTAHDDAYSILQCLAGNADAFEPLVRRYQNAAFAVAMGFLRDRTDAEDVVQDAFVAAYCKLSQLKDPSVFGSWLHRIVVNCCKEWRRRQKVSHLVRIDPESEHNRGEYPQANRIHRNYIESLELWDEVDRLPEHYRRVVNLYYYTGFTLKEIAAFLDIPESTVKGRLYQSRIRLKNALSSQEQETLVMSQIDVTEDVQDVLCKIAREDFEEKIDMGDVENIVLYCGVNTEVEISQAEGDQVVIKGSKIALGLTEEEARGNLDGLHISHDQVENYLETGPHDGALFLGVKSWFPDNVPYTEPISKYWRRDLENESMFDERLCGVKMVDALPDSKHEINLFLPLPEPSEKSLRKSMRITVHASEARPIRMTRDAVSDKVERIFRSMQSDSTRVYGPATYCHVSVSVPAGMNISVFRSDRVNVDGLDGSLMAYACSTCRVNEITGDVFLFNSNFSEIRSVDGSLFQRMYGYGDGGCSLDNDTFRRNPYQNEGIIESVKGGVDIDVGCMNLSALDLEGDIAIYNRYGCTRLSQGSRNIGHRCYVRSVSGDVGLMLDESSVKNTSLVMHTICGVAKYGELKKRIPVISSWPHNEYWMSFATTQDLSDPDITVITESGTVEFEVTKNGKHH
- a CDS encoding DNA internalization-related competence protein ComEC/Rec2; amino-acid sequence: MQRPALFIAVCFVIGILLGHRVHVSPVLFALGAIAVIAAGYAFYRTCGNDALALRVCMALGLVFAGAFWYAVQVRVVPANDIRRFCDQRQRHVLAGTIVRSPDARERFTLVTVDVDAISLTGTGRTLRESRIRAGSAGMAPASGGAAATGMAPATGRLQVRLTSGIDPGRYGDRVLVSGRLRSPQPARNPGGFDARTYYTSRGVHALMSVRDEAGYRVTRRNTSFTWQTGVIDPLRNSIDRSIDRTMRGDSAALLKGILLGERRQLPEELLQTFRTIGLAHILVVSGLHVGLITLVIYTLLSVLRLPRNIVVAGTLGVLVLYAFITNLTPSVIRATIMAALFLAGRQLDRQTDTVNILAVAAIVILLIWPSALFDLSFQLSFLATYAIITGYPRMKELLPERISRSEKWWARWLRDGLLVSVAAQLGALPVVAGTFYQVSWMSAVANLFIGPLVFLNTTFGVLTALTGPLAIEIARLFSAANALVLFAMIHLSTAFSDAPSALVEVPAPSTLFFASFYGAGLLLLWKPDGVRARRARQGLVALCLLLFCYNLLPDRSLRITVLDVGQGDAIFVACPNGHTLLVDGGARTPFYDAGARVILPFMRAKGYRRVDTIIVTHPDLDHYGGLRAVVESVEVGEVLSSGVGSESGSYRAWREAVDRQGIPYRAVVKGDTLAALGGVRGLFLHPDPLFLTGAAKSSSNEVSVVLRLSLGAFSMLLTGDIEEKGEAATVRRPSSLKSTVLKSPHHGSKSSSGSAFLNAVDPEAVAVSAGIYNNFGHPSPEVIERYRRRGAEVFRTDEGGAVMIRSNGRSWDMAHFAPPAPIGPTPRQVVDGFLLTGKSPLSIFR
- a CDS encoding ABC transporter ATP-binding protein, which encodes MGDGRIPALRGVSATINRSEYVAVMGRSGSGKSTLMNILGCLDTPTAGRYALDGRSVGDLTDDEQAFIRNRMIGFVFQAFNLLPRMDALHNVELPLLYRGMDSRERHWRSMEAMEAVGVSDRARHRPNEMSGGQRQRVAIARALVSEPSIILADEPTGNLDSGTGEEIMAIFDRLNGEGHTIVLVTHEAHVARHCRRIIRLCDGVIEEDRSESSE